ataaaaaccgCCGAGGACTCGCGATTCGCAAACACAGCTCCATGAAACTTACTCGTTTTCTATATATAGCTCTCGTTCTCTCCTTAAAAAATTCCTCATCGTGAAAGGCATATGTAATGTTACAACCACGCATCAATGCAATCTGATATTACGCTCGCTGATTTtcgttaacaataataattagcGATACCTACATAATAAAGATCCCTGAATATAATAATGGTAATAATATTAACTGTAGatcaatgtaataataatgatcATAATAatgtgattgtaaaaataataatattaataattatatattagcaataatatatattttcctgttttttttctcttgtgtGGCACGGGTATATCATAACGCGGCCATTTTAATAACCAGGTAAATACTTCTATCTACCGTCAACGTAAGCATAAGAATATGGCAATAGCCTAGCCgataattcttaaaatatatatccaATACGCAATCCAAATTTTGCGCTGAAGCGACGTGTCTCCGATTGAAAAAACAATTCAGTCATTCTATCTGTCTTCCGTTCATCTTCTCGCACCCATTTCAACTTGATCttgtttatattgtacaaaGATGTAATTTAGGATAATGTACAAAGACGTATCTCTACACCGCTATAACTATGGATGTTCAATACACAGCTATCACAAAtagattgattaatattattcgaTTTCTTTTCACATTTAAGCTATTATAATTACAAGTGCTAATGTAAAAGAGaggcaatatttatatatttatatatatatagtgcaCTGAAACGCACAATGATTCCAAATCGCTCCTGTTAGGGTACACAGAGAATGaatgggaaaaaaaagaaaaaaaacggtattaagaaaatagagaaaatgcCATTCAGTAACAATGATTTTGATTCTTAATACGGTATCATCACTACGACTTATATATAAACACCCACAGTTATTACATCTTATCTAATTACTATATTCAGTGTTGTGATCATAACGATCAAACgaaaacactttatttggtaATAAAGCCAACGATTGGCTGCCACATACGTCTAAAATGAGTACTGTGAAAGTCTTCTCGCATCTTGTACTGttatatttcaacataaaagttacattttttttttccttttcctttatcatctttctttctttctgtaCCTGTAAATGGGGTACTTGAAAAGAAAAGTTTGGATACTTCGAACGAAGACTACACATGTCTGCCATTTAGAACAATTCGTCAATCACAACGACCGCCGGAGACACTGTCCGAACTTCCACTTTCAATGTCCTTTTCGCAcgcaaaaagaaagaaaaaaggaataaaaattcacgagtttatttagaaaataaaaagaatcgtAAATGGACCAGTAATTCCATTTCTCTCACGCACTATCACTCACTGGTGTCTTTGACGGCACTGAAAATCGTACCCGAAATTatgatgtataataatatataatcacgTTGATGGTACAAGCATCAGCTTACAATAAACAACGGCGTGATCCTGGCGATGTACGGTCAAATTATCGAATTTGCGACGATCCATCTCATCTCATCGATGACAAACATTCTCCAACATCTCCTCAAAGAGCTTGTTCATCGGTACCTTGCCTGTTCTGTATACATTGGACCAGAAACGTCTGACAATCCCATCAGCCTGTCTAAGACTGGGCAGCACTAGTAGCATGTTTTGCGTGGCGCGGAGTGCTTGGCCCGGTCTCACTGCCGCTACACAATCCGACAAAGAATTTAAGATCGAATCTCGGAAACGATACAGTACTTGAGGTTCATCGGATCTAGCGTCACTGTTTGCTAGGATCAAAGCTTTCAGCACGTAATATTCCTCTCGCGTTAAACCCAATCGCTGGATCCTTTCGACGATTTGGATACACTGTTCAAAGAAGAATATGATAAGAAACTGTATATAAATACTGTAAAGCAATTTATAATGCTAGTCTTTCATTTCgttaattggaaaaaaattttattttcgagcgacttaacatttatatttgttaaagatGAAGATGAGAAATATGAATTTCGATAGAAAGATTTACAACatgcaatatttttctctattacaatattaaattattctgaatataaagaatttatttttttcccacTTAATGATAACTAATAAGATTGATAGCATTAAGATATGTAATTGgacatgaatttttataaaaaattacttacatGCGTGTAAAGCTCTACACAATGGCATTCGCGCGCGAGTCTTTCATCCAATGTAAAATCTTGCGCAAACCTCAATCTACCGGTGTTAGGCGTACTTCTCCACGCCAGAGTGAAGGTTAATATCTCAGCCCAAGTACTTTGCAGAAGTCGCATTTGATCATTCAGCGCTAAACTACTGAATCCTGGAATCTGCTTGGCCCAACCTGTGTAAGAAAACGCAATTAAGTGACCACTGAACGAAGGAAAATTTCAAGCGTaactaattattaacaaagcAAGATCAACCAATGTAACAACTTACATTGTAAGGTATCCATTTCAAACAATTTGACAACTAGCTCAATTTCTGATTTGTTTATTCATTACTTTGCTTTGAAAAtcaaaacttgatttttttttatttgatgacTACTTTCATTCTGACAATTTTTTCGATAATTTACACTTGAATATTAACATGACCATTGAAGAAGAAGCATcgaaacatttctattttgttACTTTGGTTCTATGCACTGAAAAAGATCTGAACTAGGAAACATGTACGCATTCGTAAAGCTTATTGtagcaattttcaaaattatgcaTTATTAACTGTGACGATTCAAATTGACATTGGTTGATCTGTTATGTTTTATTTCAATGAGGCTTACTTTATTCGTAACTAATAATTGTCAGCAATAACAGACACGTTGATAATTACCGATTATGCCAACTAATTCTCGGTCGTAGAGCTCTGATAATTGCCCGAGGACTCTCTGATCCGTCTCCGGCGTACTCGGGATATTGGACACTTGAAGTATGTCCGGTTCGCAGGCTGCCAAGGCTTCGACCATTTTGTTATCTGTAAGAACCGAGACACGGTGTgtctctttatttaaattgcCCTAAGGCAAAGCGCTAAAATGCCACTAAATTAGTAAACGCCGATAATAAAAACCgctataaatgaaaatttacaagCATTAAGGGAACAATTGGAATATCGTGTAACTCCGTGTGAGAGCGACGGACTCGTAAGTGACAGGTCGCAAGTTTTTCGAATCCACATATCTCGTATATGCGGatttttaaattcgtaatttttaacaGGAATCACAAAAGAATTCTTTAGATCTTGGTGACGTATAGTATAGAGATTGATTTTTGTAATTCCATCTGCTCCCATTACTACTAATATTactacactactaaaaaaaacaatgagatatgataaataaaatataaaaccgaAATAAAACTAAAAGGTTATTAAAGCAACCATATAATATACAGAAATACACGATGTGATGATTTCAGCTTACTTATCGTTTCGGTAGAACCTGCCGACGCTATGTTAGCttgaaacattaaataatggaaaataaagtTAACGATGTAAATGGTCTTTTAAAAGAGGGAATTTTTTATCTCTAACGGATATTTTTCTTCGTTATATGATAAAATCGACATGAGATACGATATGCGATGCAAAGTTGTATTAGTATAAGGCAAAGTACCCTCTAGAGTAGCATTCTTGACCGGCGTGTAAGGATCCGTGGATCTTCTGTATTTCTGTCGACCACCTCGAACGCGATCCAATCTCACGCCTTCCTTCAACATTCCCTGCCgcaaacatttttgaaatctaCACGCCTGGCACGCCTTGCGTCTTCGTTTGTTTATCTCGCACTCGCCATTCGCCGGACAAGTGTACTCGATGTTTCCTGTAAAATTACTGGCTATTTTATCGTAATATAGACCCGCCTCCTGTCCCAGATAGCACCAACTGATTTTCAAATCTATAATTACAAACGCCACGTGCGCTCAAATATACCATGTGTGTGTCCGTATTCAAATATCGTACGATCGAAAATGCACATTAACGTAGTCCTTGGTGCTATCTGAACGAATTATTGCGGCTTGTTACCGAAATCGATAAGCTCGCTTACCTTGTATAGTTCTCTTGAAGAAAGCCTTGCATGCCTCGCACGAGGCAACCCCGTAATGGAAACCGCTCGCAACGTCACCGCAGACAAGGCAAAGTCTCCTGGGTATCATATCTTCTTCCTTAACGCCGTCCTGCAAAAACGACAACAATTCTTCACACAGCAGTTCAAATATAAATCATCCCTAATATAAACTCATCGCCTACGGAGAAATTGGGACGCGATCACGCACCTCTGGAGTTCCCAACGGCTGCGTCGTCGAGGAACAATGATGCATCTCTGGACTCTCGGGACTACCGTTGCTACCGCCGTAATCCGTCCCGATGTCTAATTTCGTACATATCGACTGAAACAATTatgattaaagtaataattaatacaacaatagtataaaaaataattaacacgATGCAATGTGAAGAAATACGATAGGTGGATATGCGTGAAGAgatatacgaaaaaaatataatatatgaagaAAAAGGCATGAAGAAATGTGTGCGAAGAAATATGACTGAAGTAACAATGAGTGCAATACAATTTGGAGAAATACGATAAAAGGAGATGTACGTAAAGAAATATACGAAAAACTGTAATTGAAGTAATAATTAGCACGgtgcaatatataattaacagaaTGATAACTATAATAAAAGGCTAAATGCTGAGATTTTTCAAAGAATTGCCACTTTTTGCAACATTCCTATTACGACAAAAAAAAAGGACGCATATTGATCGCCAAGATTACTAACTCTGATTAATTCATATCAGGGatataatcttaataaaaaaaaaaaaaaagaattcttgaaaGTCATAAAGCATAAATGTGAAAATTATCACTATACAGTTAATATTAGTGTGATAATGGCGGGACGCCCTACGATCGTTAGAAGGAGTCAGAGAAATTCCCTGAACAATACCTCCTGATGCTGAAGAGTCGTGGTTGGCGAACACACTTGATAATTTTGCGTGGGTGTTGTTGGGTTATCGATTTCCTGCTTGATGTTGGGCATCGTCCTGTTATTCCCGATCATGCTTTCCGTGGCATCAGACATCATACAGACCTGTCGAGGTGCGAGAAGGAGAAACGTACAGTCTATCTGCCAGCACATCGCTATCCGCGATCGCGACAATCCTTAGCGCGAGAATATACGAGAGATCACCCGCCGCCGCCTTCTCTCTGCAGTCGGAGCTGCACTTCTTTTTTGCGCCCGCTATATTTAAGCACGGCCAACGCCTTGAGCATTTTTAGAATTGACTTCAGAGAATTCACGGTACCGCCATCCGGCAATCGCGCTGTCCTCTCTCTTAATCCTCGCGGGGACCACCCTCGCGGATCCTGTGCGTGCTCGAGAGTACACGCAAATCGGATTCGCAAAAACTGAGAACCACCATCATTACGAATACGCTTGTAAACACCATTGAGCGCGGCATACGATTACTCAAGGCATACACGGCATACTGCTGACTCGGCAGTAACTCTAGTCGCTGTTTAAGACGTCGATGAAACTTCGAACTTTCAAACATAAATTGATTTCCTTGCATCACCGAGAACATTTAATCCCTGATCAATTTCTGTGTATCCCAGTCTTTTGAATCCATAACAGAAGTAAATCCAATGGTTAGTCCTGATCATTGGGTCAGGAAAATTTTCAATCACGAATGACCAAAAATATTAATGCGcacgaaattaattaaactattaaatatGACAAGTGACGGAGTATTCGAATTTAAAACGGCTAACAGCACGTAGAAATCGATGAGGGAATTCTTTTCAGTGCAAAAACGTTGAGAATACATTTTTCAGGTGGAGTTTATAGCATAtactatatgtaaaaaaaaataatctcgtGACCCCTAACAGTTGATGTAACAAAATGACGCTATTCGACGACGTTGGATACGAGATAACTGCGCCCTAGATTAGGGCGTTCGAACAAAGTAACGGTGAAAGGATTGCGTAAGTCCCCTTTCTCTCCTTCCTCCCCATCCTGCTCGGCATCATGTGTCGTGTGCCAGCAGAAAGCGAGACTCGCAGCAAGacggggaggagagagagagagagagagagagagagagagagagagagagagaggaaggcgGCAGCATCTTAGTAGTCGACCTTGAACTTGATTTCTTTTCAGATGCGAACTCTCACGCTTCTCCATTCGACAAACCCGATCTATCTAAATATCGGATTCGCATTCGATTGTGCACGAATCATTACAAGACTCAACTGGGACTTTTCCCGAGATTGCGTTTTGCATacgcaaaaataaaaaggtCAACGATGATTTGTCGATTTGCGTTCCCATTGATTCAATCGCGAGCGATCGCCGAAGCAAACCTTGGGAACCAAACGGTGCGAATTGTTTGGTACCACACATGTCCGTTTaatactcttttatttttttcttcttctacgaACGGAGGCTTGCTCTCCCCCAATCGCAACATCAATATAGCAAGACCGATGATCTCGGAGCCAGCTCCCTTCGGCACGTCGCGGGTATAAATCTAAAAGAGGGTCGGCAGAGACGGCTAAAGCAAGCTTATTTAGCGGGGAACGTCGATGCAACCGGTCCTACATTTGTTCCAATATATTCTAGCGGGACAGGTTGCACACACAGGGGAAAGGGTTGCGTAAGTAGCCTCCTCCCTCTGCGTTTGAGCCACGTTCGATTGAGAGCTCGAAAGGCGGACATGAGAAAGACAAGAGGCAGGAAGGggggaagaagagagagagagagagaggagagagaaagaaaaagatgtgCCTCGCCGGCCTTGAACTTGACTTTTCTGCGAGAGAGCGAGAAGCTGCCGCGTTCGCGAAGGCCGCGGAGCCACGCCATCGCAATTTTAGACGCCGAGCGTCGGCGGAAACGGCCGACAACGACGGCCTTGGGCCTCTCAATCTCGTTTTATCTCGTTTTATCTCCTCCTCTGTCCTACCTTCCTGCCTATACGTCCGTGACTCCCCGTTCTGCTGCGCGCCGACGCGGCGCGACACGATCCCGACGCTATTACCGGACAACTTAGCACCCCACTTTCAGAATATATATTAGTATAAATTGTAGAGATTCTTCCTCAAAAAGAGAAATCGTACACTACACTGCATTAATTCGCGTAACCCTTCGCGAAAAAAAATGCTAGTACGCTGTAGTACACAGTAGAGTGTCACTACTGACATGCAACAGTATCACTACTGAACCAATAGTGCTACTTATAGTGCTGCTAGTAGTATTCAACAGAGCGGTGGGGCCACGCGAATTAATGCACTGTACGTCCGGACTGAACACGTTGAAAAAAAGAGCCAATTACagcgaataaacaaaaaaaaaaaaaaaaaattagatccGAAGCAACGGGGCATCAATATCACCCTAATCGAACACCTTCCTGAGAAATTCTTAATTCGAGcttgattgatataaaaaaattgtatcaattttCGTCTGATAGAAACTTTGGGAGCTGACACCGACGATCTTTAGATTTTCACACACGATTTCTTCGTACCTCCCGATAGCCATCTTCCAGATAAAAAGTATTCGTCAATTAACTAAAAATTCGTTTGCTTTATTGAAACCTCTGGTTACGTACACTGAGCtttcgaaaattttaataaacattaaatttatttgaatacttgcaacgaaacatttaaatgtaaataaatatttatttagtgcgagaatcactaatgtaatttaactatcattttattattgaacaagtatttatataccgtaagtaaatatttcattacaggtattcaagtaaatatttattaaaatttactaatttttttagcGTACTTGACTCTAATGAATAGCTATTTTTATACTAACTTCCGACACAAAGTGTACTAGAATTTTactagaaattattatattctctAGCTGGGAGATATCTCACAGATAAAGTTATCTAGAGGTGAAGAAAGTGGACATTAATCTTACGAGCAACTCCGCGGGTTACAATCGAAATTCTGAGAATGAAGTCGCGGAAACGATAATACGCATGAGAAAACAGACAAGACGCGGGCAAGACGGCGAAGATGAAATTTCGCCCGCGAGGAGGCGTCGTTAATTTCAATATCCAGCACGGTCGATCGAAAAGTGAAGATTAATTGCGAACTGAGGAAGCGTGTGCGTGATCGCAGagagtaaataaaagattttcattAAGTCCCTCCCCCGCTCGAAATTGGATTGCATCAACGCCAGAGACATAAAAGTTTCTTATGCGGATCTTTTTGCAGATATAAAAAATCTCCTTCTCTCTCGCTGTCGAGATGAGCTGTCAGTTTCTTCGCGTGTCATCGCCGGCGTTGCTACAATAAACAATTAACCTCCTCGAAGTTATCGCAAAGAGGAAAAAAACTAATCGAGACGGTCTCGTTGATTTTGAAAGACCAGAGGCTCTTCACTGAGAGAGGAAAAATGActgaaagttttaataaatatttgtttaaataattgcaatggaatatttactaaatgtaaataaatatttatttagtacaagaaccactaatttaatttaactgtctttttttttaatacagtaaGTATTGATGCATCAAATAAGTATTGCAACTCCAAGGTTTCCTGAACGCTCCTTACGCTCCTTGAGTTGCACTCATCTCGATCGCCGAGAGACAGGAAAGACGATTGATAACATGCACCGATACAGAAGCGAATCGGACAATACATCGATGTAATGTACGATCGGACGGaataagcgcgcgcgcgcgatatcgCCTGCGTTGCACAAATTAAGATACGCCGCGATTAACATCGGTCAATAAACAGCTTCGTATCTGTTGCCAGGTGCGATATCGGCCGATATACTGCACAATTCGCATAACAGTCGCATAATACCCGATTTCCTCCTGATCGCGGGCGCGCTGAATCGAAATCTACGAGGGAATCGTTCGCGCGGAATTGCATAATGAGCGCGTCTGACATAACGCAGCTCGGACAATTTTCAGGAACAACGAGAAGCTCCCATCCCGTGTATGGTATAGCTACAACGCACGCCGCCGTTAATGGTAAACAATTTTCGGAAACAAGGAGAAGCTCGCGCACGAGCAGGCTCTTATCCGTTATTAGATCTTCCGCTTCACGAAAACGGCCGTCGCACGCAAAGTCCAGAGGTGCCCCGTCGTCGATCTCTCTTTATTCGAACAAAATCTTCGTTAGCGAGAGAAAATAAtccgaggaaaaaaaaaaggatgctCTTTCGCGCCTACGATCGGACTGATTCTTATTTTTACCGTGTTGCTATTCGCTGCGGCATTTGAAATCTACGAACGTGTCGATACTGCCGCACAGGTTGCAACAAGTCGACGGACGTTATctgtgaattattattataattgtccGCTTGCGCGCGAGCGGCCGTGGAATATCGGCGAGTGTTTGTACGTAGGTGGTTACGGAATTAGAATGCGAAAAGAGCAGATCGATTCCTCGAGGATGAAGACCCTGGGTCGCGGTCAAGGCCAGGGCCTTGGGGGGGAACTACGCTCCGATTTCTCATCGATCTTATCTAATAAAAATAGCGCGATAACGCGACCGTGTAATATCGCAGTATTAAAACAGCAGCAAGAATAACCCCGAGCCGGGCCGCGGTATATTCGACGGGGATATCGACTTTCGTCGCCGTTGAATCATTCAGGCCTTTAGATCTTCGGGCGTCTTTGAAAGATGTTCTAAGAGAGTTTAACGTTTCGTtatctttcatttttcttaGATTACAGCTTCACTCGCGATATTCGTGAAGGAAGAAAACGAGCAAATGCAATAAGCTTCATTGGATGCAACgcctttataataaaatacattaaggatgttttggctatacagtGCAAGCTAAGAGTTATcgcaatttaaaaactgaagactTCTATAgcgccggtattcatagtcaattcttatttttagatcatcttaagtaatgtcttaagatgctaatataaCTCTCTGATTGATTGATGGCATTTTAAAATGGTACTTAAGatggtcttaaatataaaaatcgactatgaatatcgacccaagtttattctttttttttcctaatcaacaacgAAAAATTTCGATCTACGAATGCCCGAATTTTGATCTTGAAATTAGCATCAAGgagaaaacaacaaaaaatttgatttataatgacttttgcagcgaaaattattatattttgctgctgttttaatataaatatttgtgcaaaaattcatttagttatattaatataactaaatgaatttttgcacaaatatttattaaagttttattagtgtatgtaaaaattttgattcaatgTTACTTCCCCATCCAATTTgcagagagaaaaattattaaattttaataaacatttgttcgAATGCTtagaataaaaagatttattaaatgtaaataaatatttatgtaccgtgagtaaatatttcattgcaagtattcaaataaattttcttttcagtgTATAAatgagtataatataatattagtttatataaatataatattagtataaatattacaaaatgcgACTGTATGTAAGAgtcaagagtaaataaaaaattaaataacttttaaatcaataagtgaattgcactcaaattttacacggatactcaaacgtaacactagaatattttatgaagttTTTATGTTTTCGGTAacgttttgagatatgacccaTAACATCCTTAAAAAATTATGCTAATGTAATTTACGATGTACACTCGGAGAGCACGATTTTGctgaatctaaaaaaatttatctaaatacaaatgtgaaaatgattttgttagactatcgaaataattatagGATGCCCAAGCACAATGAGAAATgttggaaaaaatgttttgacattctagcgaACAATTTGAGCgtcctaaataattattttaagagtccattaaaattatttttagatctataaTATATTCAGCTAAATTTCTTTCCGCGCGTGGAGGCAGAAAATGAGCAATATCGTAAAGCTTACAAGAGCTTGGGCTCCATTTTAACCTTGCCTCGCTATTACTGGAAAAATTACTAGAAAACTTATTAAGGAAATGATTTCGATCGTTTCACATATAAGGCTTTATTCTCGTCTTCATCTTACGGTTGTTAATTATTAAGGCTGATATTATCGATTGCAGCGAGGCCTTTTTTTATACGCCATGGAGTTTGAGGAGGGAGACCTCGAAGAACTCGTCGACATAAAGATGATGATCAATGGGGTTCAGGTAAAGTCGAAACTGCGGCAAACGGATCAGCCAGGAGATGGGTCTTGCCGATCAACGAGCAGCGGTATGGCTCGATGCCGAGTTGTATCGCTTGGTGGGGAAAGATAATAATCGCTCTTCGGAGCGAGATGCACGGAGGGGAGTCAAGTTTAAGGCCACGAGACGTCGATGACGTCATCTcggagggaaagagaaagaaagagatgcAAATCCTAACCTTGGACAATGCGCGAAACAATATCGGTAGGTACGTTCCCGATTTTGAGCCACTCGACTAGATCTCGAACCAGAGTGCAAGAATACTGCatgagttaaaaaataattacgttactacgaatcgataaaaaaaaaagacattctTATATCGTGGTAAGCTGGTAACCGGACGCTGttacgcaaaaataaaaaaatcaaagtttcaGACGCTGGGTGTGTCGTGCATCTATtagtatataattctttttttttcaattttacgaATCGATTTATTTCTCCGTTCACCAGCATCATCTAcgttaaatgtttgaaaaaactCAACGATCATTCGTTCCGCACGAGTTTGCATTTTTACGGATGGAAGAAAAGAGTTTCACGTGTAGAGAAACACAATGTTAAAACGAGTAAGATTAAACGCCACGTAAGAGACGTCCGCATTAATCGGGATGACTCTATTAAGAAGATGaatcaaattaacttttttcataacttttgaTAAAACACTATGCGACGCGTGTATACGTCCGTTATTTTTTTGTCGCCCACTTTCTCTCGCCCACGCGACTTCGCCTGCAGTTACTGCAGAAATCACGCTTGGCTCGTATTTTATTTCCATCTAAATGCGCGCGGGGGTATTTCCTTTCTTCCGTCTCTTTTAATAAGGAGCCTTTTGTCCTCCTCTCGTTATTAATCCCCAGCGAGATACAGAGATCCTTCGTACGAGATCGCGAGTATATCTCTTTCCGCGTATCTCTTTCGGGCGTGCGTACGCGCCCGAGTGC
The Solenopsis invicta isolate M01_SB chromosome 16, UNIL_Sinv_3.0, whole genome shotgun sequence genome window above contains:
- the LOC105197085 gene encoding steroid hormone receptor ERR2 isoform X4 is translated as MCKCIRDPRWHMHQLVPAKRRGSNPSIDRDIRVCMMSDATESMIGNNRTMPNIKQEIDNPTTPTQNYQVCSPTTTLQHQESICTKLDIGTDYGGSNGSPESPEMHHCSSTTQPLGTPEDGVKEEDMIPRRLCLVCGDVASGFHYGVASCEACKAFFKRTIQGNIEYTCPANGECEINKRRRKACQACRFQKCLRQGMLKEGVRLDRVRGGRQKYRRSTDPYTPVKNATLEDNKMVEALAACEPDILQVSNIPSTPETDQRVLGQLSELYDRELVGIIGWAKQIPGFSSLALNDQMRLLQSTWAEILTFTLAWRSTPNTGRLRFAQDFTLDERLARECHCVELYTHCIQIVERIQRLGLTREEYYVLKALILANSDARSDEPQVLYRFRDSILNSLSDCVAAVRPGQALRATQNMLLVLPSLRQADGIVRRFWSNVYRTGKVPMNKLFEEMLENVCHR
- the LOC105197085 gene encoding steroid hormone receptor ERR2 isoform X7, with amino-acid sequence MDAWMYDVVCMMSDATESMIGNNRTMPNIKQEIDNPTTPTQNYQVCSPTTTLQHQESICTKLDIGTDYGGSNGSPESPEMHHCSSTTQPLGTPEDGVKEEDMIPRRLCLVCGDVASGFHYGVASCEACKAFFKRTIQGNIEYTCPANGECEINKRRRKACQACRFQKCLRQGMLKEGVRLDRVRGGRQKYRRSTDPYTPVKNATLEDNKMVEALAACEPDILQVSNIPSTPETDQRVLGQLSELYDRELVGIIGWAKQIPGFSSLALNDQMRLLQSTWAEILTFTLAWRSTPNTGRLRFAQDFTLDERLARECHCVELYTHCIQIVERIQRLGLTREEYYVLKALILANSDARSDEPQVLYRFRDSILNSLSDCVAAVRPGQALRATQNMLLVLPSLRQADGIVRRFWSNVYRTGKVPMNKLFEEMLENVCHR